Proteins co-encoded in one Carassius carassius chromosome 35, fCarCar2.1, whole genome shotgun sequence genomic window:
- the LOC132115805 gene encoding N-acetylglucosamine-1-phosphotransferase subunit gamma-like has protein sequence MECVYLKLYLYLSALVAVTSGGKMKIVEEPNTFGLNNQLVPQNNRLQAKISPSPVSGPPHLHRLAGKCYNYIEAIYKYVFCPFHNVTQHEQSFRWNAYSVSGRNGRFRITRLLACGCEKEIHAATRIA, from the exons ATGGAGTGTGTATATTTAAAACTGTACCTGTATCTGTCAGCACTGG TGGCTGTCACATCAGGAGGGAAGATGAAGATAGTGGAGGAGCCTAATACATTTGG GCTAAATAATCAGCTTGTGCCTCAGAATAATCGACTGCAGGCGAAGATCAGCCCGTCTCCAGTGTCTGGACCTCCACATCTGCACAGACTGGCAGGAAAGTGCTACAACTACATTGAAGCCAT ataCAAATACGTATTTTGTCCATTTCATAATGTGACTCAGCATGAACAGAGCTTCAGATGGAATGCATACAGCG TATCTGGCAGGAATGGGAGATTCAGAATAACACGTTTACTGGCATGTGGATGCGAGAAGGAGATTCATGCGGCAACAAGAATTGCATAA